A stretch of DNA from Micromonospora peucetia:
ACCTGCGACATGCCCCGGGCGAAACCGGCGTGCCGGACACCCGGGCGGCCGGCGGGTCGGAGCGGATTGCCGGAGAATGCGGGTGTGGCTGACCCGTTGGAGGAGTACCGGCGCAAACGGGACGCGGCACGCACCCCGGAGCCGGTGCCGAAACGCCCCGCGCGCAGGAGGAAGGCCGCCGACGGCACGGCCCGGTTCGTCATCCAGCAGCACCACGCCCGGAGCCTGCACTGGGACCTGCGGCTGGAGCACGAGGGGGTGCTGGCCTCCTGGGCGGTGCCACGCGGGCTGCCCCGCGACCCCGGCCGCAACCACCTCGCCGTGCACACCGAGGACCACCCGATGGAATACCTCGACTTCCACGGCGAGATCCCGGCCGGCGAGTACGGCGGCGGGCGGATGACCGTCCACGACCGGGGCACCTACCGCTGCGAGAAATGGCGCGACGACGAGGTCATCGTGGTCCTCGACGGCGAGCGCACCCACGGGCGGTACGCCCTCTTCGCCACCGGCGGCAGGGGCGGGCGGGACTGGATGGTCCGTCGCACCGACCCACCCCCACCGGGCTGGACGAGCATGCCGGAGCTGGTCCGCCCGATGCTCCCCACCCGGTCGGCGAAACTGCCCGGGGACGAGGCGGAGTGGGGCTACGAGCTGCGCTGGGACGGGGTGCGCGCGGTCGCGTACGTCTCGGGTGGGCGGCTGCGGCTGCTCGCGGAAGACGACGAGGACGTCTCCGGG
This window harbors:
- a CDS encoding DNA polymerase ligase N-terminal domain-containing protein, which gives rise to MADPLEEYRRKRDAARTPEPVPKRPARRRKAADGTARFVIQQHHARSLHWDLRLEHEGVLASWAVPRGLPRDPGRNHLAVHTEDHPMEYLDFHGEIPAGEYGGGRMTVHDRGTYRCEKWRDDEVIVVLDGERTHGRYALFATGGRGGRDWMVRRTDPPPPGWTSMPELVRPMLPTRSAKLPGDEAEWGYELRWDGVRAVAYVSGGRLRLLAEDDEDVSGTYPWLRELAEELAPTEAVLDGVLVRIDGAGRVRPARGGRRTPDAQYLIFDLLWLEGLTSTDLPYRQRRELLDGLALAGPHWQTPPWFPGAGREALRTGREQGLPGVVAKRLDSVYEPGRSSRRWLSIDAGRGPS